The Dehalococcoidia bacterium genome contains a region encoding:
- a CDS encoding AMP-binding protein, which yields MNLANLVVEGIRKFGEYQCCYFEGKWYTNVELDEMSSRLGNALKSIGISRGDRVVTQLPNCPEIGCAFNAAYKIGAIAVPMNPILRPDQISHIYRDCGAGVTITTSDYLPWIREAQKSAPGLKNIILIDKDDEPGTLSLRKLLESSGSELKVEEMDSDDLAALIYTSGTTGNPKGVMHTHFSLWINAVCFADFTAMCSPTTLTNVHRDLNKLTYQIEETQQVVTGHDRQVLFLAVLPLSHSYGLSFMNFGNLVGSRYVVMKWWNPAAALKFIQEMRIEYLAMVPTMYVHMLDQPDFDKYDLSSLKYCNSGAAALDPGIASRWKDKTGVHIHEGWGLTESGALTAGNPTTRPPKIGSIGVNMLKCNTMKIFDDQDCELPPEGRGELVIRGLAVMKGYWNMPEETAETLKNGWLHTGDIGYMDGDGYFYITDRKKDIIIRGGENVSPREVEEVVGRHPKVLEAGCVGIKDRVYGEEIKAFVVIREGEQCSEDEIIEHCKKHLPSFKTPGKVQFINALPKNILGKLLRADLRKME from the coding sequence ATGAACCTGGCCAACCTTGTAGTTGAAGGGATCAGGAAATTCGGGGAATACCAGTGCTGTTATTTCGAGGGTAAATGGTATACCAACGTTGAATTGGACGAGATGTCCAGCCGCCTGGGCAACGCGCTCAAATCGATCGGCATCAGCAGAGGAGACCGCGTGGTCACCCAGCTGCCGAACTGCCCTGAGATCGGCTGTGCGTTCAATGCCGCCTATAAAATCGGCGCCATCGCCGTGCCCATGAATCCCATATTGCGGCCGGACCAGATATCCCATATTTACAGGGATTGCGGCGCCGGGGTGACCATAACGACGTCCGATTACCTGCCCTGGATCAGGGAGGCACAGAAAAGCGCGCCGGGCCTCAAGAACATAATCCTGATAGACAAGGACGATGAGCCGGGCACCCTCTCTCTGAGAAAGCTGCTGGAGAGCTCCGGCAGTGAATTGAAGGTTGAGGAGATGGATTCCGACGACCTGGCGGCGCTCATCTATACTTCCGGCACGACCGGGAATCCCAAGGGGGTGATGCATACCCACTTCTCGCTGTGGATCAACGCGGTTTGCTTCGCTGATTTTACAGCCATGTGCTCCCCCACTACACTGACCAATGTACACCGGGATCTTAACAAACTGACTTATCAGATCGAGGAGACGCAACAGGTAGTTACGGGACACGACCGGCAGGTATTATTTCTGGCAGTATTGCCGCTATCTCATTCGTACGGCCTGTCTTTTATGAATTTCGGCAACCTGGTCGGATCCAGATATGTGGTGATGAAGTGGTGGAATCCGGCGGCGGCGCTCAAATTCATCCAGGAGATGCGCATCGAGTACCTTGCTATGGTGCCGACCATGTACGTTCACATGCTGGACCAACCCGATTTCGATAAGTATGACCTCAGTTCCCTTAAATACTGCAACTCGGGGGCTGCGGCGCTCGATCCGGGCATCGCATCCAGGTGGAAGGATAAGACCGGCGTCCACATACACGAGGGCTGGGGACTGACGGAGTCCGGCGCTCTGACAGCGGGCAATCCCACCACGCGCCCTCCCAAGATCGGCTCCATCGGCGTCAACATGCTCAAGTGCAACACAATGAAAATATTCGACGACCAGGACTGCGAGTTGCCGCCTGAAGGAAGGGGGGAGCTGGTTATCAGGGGGCTCGCTGTAATGAAAGGTTACTGGAATATGCCGGAAGAGACGGCCGAGACGCTTAAAAACGGCTGGCTGCATACGGGTGACATCGGTTACATGGACGGAGACGGCTACTTTTATATCACTGACAGAAAGAAGGACATAATCATCCGCGGAGGAGAAAACGTTTCGCCCAGGGAAGTCGAAGAAGTTGTCGGCAGGCATCCCAAGGTGCTTGAAGCGGGCTGCGTGGGGATCAAGGACAGGGTATACGGGGAGGAGATAAAGGCGTTCGTCGTGATCAGAGAGGGTGAGCAGTGCAGCGAGGACGAAATCATCGAGCATTGCAAGAAACACCTGCCCTCGTTTAAAACGCCCGGCAAGGTGCAGTTTATAAACGCGCTGCCCAAGAATATCCTGGGCAAGTTATTGCGGGCTGATCTGCGCAAGATGGAATAG
- a CDS encoding M20 family peptidase, whose protein sequence is MKTWVIVILCILAVIVILGGIIAFRTMTFSSKQLPAGDKVTYNIDKNQAAQRLSESIKFKTIFNEDISKVDYEPFAKLQEYLKQTYPLVHSTTELKIINDYGLLYMWEGSDPQKKPILLLAHQDVVPALDEGWTYPPFSGTIADGYIWGRGTLDDKCTLLGMLEAMEYLIKDGFQPTRSIYLASGFDEEITGQQGAGKIAQYFKDNGQDFELITDEGFVVISGAVPGIKVPVALIGLAEKGYLNLELAAESEGGHASMPPRQTTAGIIAAAVDKLEKNPFPGNLAGPASWMFDYLGPEMSPLYKTIFANMWLLGPVIESQLAASPATDATLRTTTAPTMLKGSDRANVLPTRSSAIVNFRLLPGDTIESVTNRVIKVIDDPRVTVAQYGQSANEASPVSSTDSRAFEIYSQTIHEIFPEAVIAPALANSASDVTHYIGLSPNILRFLPQRLTSEDLAMIHGINERISVDNYGEMIDFYIQLIKNYCQ, encoded by the coding sequence ATGAAGACCTGGGTCATCGTCATTCTATGTATCCTGGCCGTCATCGTTATTCTGGGGGGCATTATCGCCTTCAGGACAATGACATTCAGCTCAAAACAGCTGCCGGCCGGCGACAAGGTAACCTACAATATCGATAAAAACCAGGCCGCGCAGAGGCTGTCGGAATCTATCAAGTTCAAGACCATCTTCAACGAAGATATCTCCAAAGTGGATTATGAACCATTCGCCAAGCTGCAGGAATACCTCAAGCAGACCTATCCCCTGGTGCACTCGACCACGGAACTGAAGATAATCAACGATTACGGCCTGCTCTATATGTGGGAAGGCAGCGATCCCCAGAAGAAGCCCATCCTGCTGCTGGCACACCAGGACGTGGTGCCGGCGCTTGACGAAGGATGGACGTACCCGCCCTTCTCCGGCACTATCGCCGACGGCTATATCTGGGGTCGCGGCACGCTGGATGACAAATGCACCCTGCTCGGCATGCTGGAAGCCATGGAATACCTGATCAAGGACGGCTTCCAACCAACGCGCTCCATCTACCTGGCCTCGGGTTTTGACGAGGAGATAACCGGCCAACAGGGGGCGGGCAAGATCGCGCAATACTTCAAGGACAATGGCCAGGATTTCGAATTGATCACAGACGAGGGTTTCGTGGTCATCAGCGGGGCCGTTCCCGGCATTAAGGTTCCTGTCGCACTTATAGGCCTGGCGGAGAAAGGTTACCTCAACCTGGAACTTGCGGCCGAGTCAGAAGGTGGACACGCCTCGATGCCACCCAGGCAGACAACTGCCGGTATCATCGCTGCAGCCGTCGATAAGCTTGAGAAAAATCCCTTCCCGGGCAACCTGGCGGGACCGGCATCATGGATGTTCGATTACCTGGGACCGGAAATGTCACCGCTTTATAAAACCATCTTCGCCAATATGTGGCTGCTGGGGCCGGTCATCGAAAGCCAGCTTGCAGCGTCGCCGGCCACCGATGCGACATTGAGGACCACTACCGCTCCCACTATGTTAAAGGGTAGTGACCGCGCAAACGTCCTGCCGACGCGCTCTTCGGCCATAGTCAACTTCCGCCTCTTGCCTGGAGACACCATCGAAAGCGTTACGAATCGCGTTATCAAGGTGATCGACGATCCACGTGTTACTGTTGCGCAGTATGGCCAGAGCGCCAACGAGGCATCTCCGGTATCGAGCACTGATAGCAGGGCTTTTGAAATTTACAGTCAGACGATTCATGAGATCTTCCCCGAGGCTGTGATAGCCCCGGCGCTGGCAAACTCGGCCTCCGATGTGACACACTACATCGGCCTATCACCCAACATCCTGCGCTTTCTGCCTCAGAGACTGACCAGCGAGGACCTGGCTATGATACACGGTATTAACGAGCGAATCTCGGTCGACAACTACGGTGAGATGATCGATTTCTATATCCAGTTGATAAAGAACTATTGCCAATGA
- a CDS encoding alkyl sulfatase dimerization domain-containing protein, whose product MIGETSGIKTALVTVLVSIVTATALSCQTWQGEPRTITDTPALDTISRHCAEQVGAPRVERVSEHVWAAQGYDLASTVLIHTDEGNVIVDTSINPAAAGAVKQALAVAAPSGPVKAIIYTHSHVDHTMGTTVWAEDGTRIWATDSFLSHWFKQFGMFGRSEAVRGMRQMGYHISREEVPCSAVGPVMLTFTLNDMSELGPLMPTDTFSGVKVLDIGGLKIELHSAPGETHDQLIVWIPEDETLLAADNFYWAFPNLYTIRGASPRPTDGWIQSIDDMRRLEAEHLVPSHTSTLHGKDKIAQALTNYRDAIQYVRDDVIRRANRGEDIDTIAESVKLPDHLASLPYLWEGYGQVDWSARAIYTNNLGWFDGSAGKLYPMNHTEAVKREIEMMGGTDVVVGKASQALKEGDARWAVHLLTKLNDCGLAAGPVQGRVKEMLAEAYRQLAADTVNTNGRAYLLESALELTQGPPSQLGSSLPVETVASMPVDFVFDNMAPRLDTGKAAGVYESVLYIFPDIGRKFTVTVRNGVAEVIEGTPLPGTPAPLATLTADSLTYKLVALKMLGLPAAFAQGKIRVEGDLPALIVFMGRFQT is encoded by the coding sequence ATGATAGGAGAGACGAGCGGCATAAAAACTGCGCTTGTAACTGTACTGGTGTCGATAGTCACGGCTACCGCCTTGTCCTGCCAGACCTGGCAGGGAGAACCCCGGACGATTACTGACACACCTGCTCTGGATACTATCAGCAGGCATTGCGCGGAGCAGGTGGGAGCCCCCAGGGTCGAGAGGGTATCGGAGCATGTCTGGGCGGCCCAGGGCTATGACCTCGCCAGCACGGTGCTTATTCATACGGATGAGGGAAATGTCATTGTTGATACCTCCATCAACCCGGCAGCCGCCGGCGCTGTGAAGCAGGCTCTTGCAGTGGCCGCGCCGTCCGGGCCTGTTAAGGCAATTATTTACACACACAGCCATGTCGATCACACTATGGGGACAACGGTCTGGGCGGAAGACGGTACACGCATATGGGCCACGGATTCATTCCTCTCTCACTGGTTTAAGCAGTTCGGCATGTTCGGCAGGTCGGAAGCGGTTAGAGGTATGAGGCAGATGGGGTACCACATTTCACGGGAGGAAGTACCCTGCTCGGCGGTCGGACCGGTTATGCTCACCTTCACCCTGAATGATATGTCGGAGCTGGGCCCCCTCATGCCGACCGATACTTTTTCAGGTGTGAAGGTTCTGGATATCGGCGGGCTGAAAATAGAGCTGCATTCCGCCCCCGGGGAGACGCATGACCAGTTGATCGTCTGGATTCCCGAAGATGAGACGCTGCTGGCAGCGGATAATTTCTACTGGGCCTTCCCCAACCTTTACACGATCCGCGGCGCCAGTCCGAGGCCGACAGACGGATGGATACAAAGCATCGATGACATGCGCCGTCTCGAGGCGGAACACCTTGTGCCCAGCCATACGTCCACACTGCACGGGAAAGATAAGATTGCGCAGGCGCTGACCAACTACAGGGATGCTATCCAGTACGTCCGTGACGATGTTATCCGCCGCGCCAACCGTGGTGAGGATATCGATACCATCGCTGAAAGCGTCAAGCTCCCCGACCATCTCGCAAGTCTACCGTACCTCTGGGAAGGATACGGCCAGGTGGACTGGTCCGCCCGGGCTATCTACACTAACAACCTTGGTTGGTTTGATGGCAGTGCCGGCAAGCTGTATCCCATGAACCATACGGAAGCGGTCAAACGTGAGATAGAGATGATGGGCGGAACCGACGTCGTTGTTGGCAAGGCGAGCCAGGCGCTCAAAGAAGGCGATGCCAGGTGGGCTGTTCACCTTTTAACCAAGCTAAATGACTGCGGGCTTGCCGCCGGACCTGTGCAGGGCCGGGTGAAGGAGATGCTGGCCGAGGCCTATCGGCAGCTTGCCGCTGATACTGTTAACACCAATGGCCGCGCCTATTTGCTGGAATCAGCCCTTGAGCTAACGCAGGGTCCACCATCTCAACTGGGCTCCAGTCTTCCGGTGGAAACCGTAGCATCGATGCCTGTCGACTTTGTTTTCGATAATATGGCTCCCAGGCTGGATACGGGAAAAGCCGCCGGTGTATATGAATCGGTGCTGTATATATTCCCCGATATCGGAAGGAAGTTTACCGTCACTGTCCGGAACGGCGTGGCTGAGGTGATCGAAGGGACGCCCCTGCCGGGCACGCCAGCACCTCTGGCTACCCTGACCGCCGACTCACTTACATATAAGCTGGTCGCGCTCAAGATGCTTGGCCTTCCAGCAGCCTTTGCGCAGGGCAAGATCAGGGTGGAAGGGGATTTGCCTGCATTGATCGTGTTTATGGGACGTTTTCAGACCTGA
- a CDS encoding DUF3795 domain-containing protein, which yields MKNTGNYDKSTSAVCGLFCPACTLYIGTQEDPQRLQFLADRFKLPLEEVRCGGCRSELRSFYCRQMCYMYRCADEKGIEFCGSCESYPCRELKDFQCAMPHRIELWSSLDRIREAGPEVWYAEMLQHYACPACGTINSAYDFQCRKCGNEPGSAYVADHKDEIIRQLGEMK from the coding sequence ATGAAAAACACCGGCAATTATGATAAGAGTACTTCAGCAGTATGCGGCCTGTTCTGCCCTGCCTGCACGCTTTACATCGGGACTCAGGAAGATCCGCAGAGGCTGCAATTCCTGGCTGATAGATTCAAGCTCCCGCTGGAGGAGGTTCGCTGCGGCGGATGCCGTTCTGAATTGCGCTCCTTTTACTGCCGCCAGATGTGTTATATGTACAGGTGCGCGGACGAAAAGGGGATCGAGTTTTGCGGAAGTTGTGAATCATATCCCTGCCGGGAGTTAAAGGATTTCCAGTGCGCCATGCCGCACAGGATCGAACTCTGGAGTTCCCTGGACCGTATACGGGAAGCCGGCCCCGAGGTATGGTACGCGGAGATGCTGCAGCATTACGCCTGCCCGGCCTGCGGGACGATCAATTCAGCTTATGATTTTCAGTGCAGGAAGTGCGGTAATGAGCCCGGTTCCGCTTACGTTGCGGATCATAAGGACGAGATAATCAGGCAGCTCGGTGAGATGAAGTAG